TGTAATCACAATATTGTAGTTCCATGGTTTGGCCAAAGCTCAGGCCGAAAAACCACCCTCGAACTTTTCCACAGTTGTGGATAAGGCTGTGGAGAGAGGCCCGCCAAACGTGTCGTGGAACGAGGAATCTGGCCTACGATGAGGCGAGTACCCGCGAGCAGCGGCCCGCTTTCACACAAGGAGTTCCTCAATGTCAGATCCTCGCGTTGCCCTTGATGCCTGGACCGCTGCCATTGAGCTCCTTCGAGCTGAAGACGAACTGACCGACTCACAGACCGCTTTCGTCCGCATGGCGCACCCGCTTGCGACCGTGGACGACATCTTCGTCGTCGCCGTGAGCTCGGACTTCATCAAGTCGTGGATCGAGGAGAACGCCTCACGGGCAATGGAGGGCAAGCTCACCGACATACTCGGCCGGGAGAAGCGCATCCTCATCTCTGTGGATTCGTCGCTGGGCGAGGCTCCGCTCCAGCAGACATCTGAACCCATTCATTCCCGCGGATTCACGCCGGAACCGACGCCCGCATCGACGCACACGGAATACGCCGAGCCTGTCAGTCCTTCCGCCATGTCCTTTGATCCGAGGGACGATGCCCTGTCTGTTGCCTCGGCGGCTGATGCCGCTGCGGATCGGCCCCGTCGAGGACCCGGCGCCTCGGAGACGACACTGCGGACGGCCGGGCTCAATCCGCGGTACACATTCGACTCCTTCGTCATCGGCGAGTCCAACCGATTCGCGCACGGGACCTCCTTCGCCGTCGCCGAGGCGCCGGGTCAGACCTATAGTCCGCTGTTCATCTACGGCGACTCGGGAATGGGCAAGACCCACCTCATGCATGCGATCGGGAACTACGCCCTCAATCTGTACCCGGAGCTCAAGGTCAAGTACGTCTCCGCCGAGGAGTTCACGAACGACTTCGTCAACTCGCTCGACAAGAACACGAAGCATCGCTTCAAGGAGCGCTACCGCTCGATCGATATCCTCCTCATCGATGACATCCAATTCTTCGGCGACAAAGAGGGCACGGTCGAGGAGTTTTTCCACACGTTCAATGCCCTCTCCAACGCCAATAAGCAGATCGTCATCTCCTCCGACGTTGCCCCGCACCTGCTGCGCGACTTCGAGGACCGCATGATCTCGCGCTTCGCGTCCGGCATCACCGCCAATATCAGGCCCCCTGACCTCGAGACGCGCATGGCGATCATCAATCGCAAGGCGGCGAGTGATGGCCTGTCGGTTCCCCCGGACGTCTCCGAGTACATCGCGACGAAGGTTGCGACGAACGTCCGTGAGATCGAAGGGGCACTGCGGCGCGTCACCGCGTACTGCGATCTGTCGAAGCAGGACCTCACGGTGGCACTCGCCGAGATGGTGCTCAAGGACATCATCGCCGACCCGGATTCACTCGAGATCACGGCCGGCCTCATCATGGCTCAGACCGCGAGCTACTTCCGGATCACCATCGATGACCTCAGTTCCCCGGATCGGACGAGGATGATGGTGACGGCTCGACAGATCGCCATGTATCTCTGCAGGGAGCTGACCGACCTGTCGCTGCCGAAGATCGGCGATCTTTTCGGCGGTCGCGACCACACCACGGTCATGCACGCCTACCGGAAGATCTCGAACCAGATGGCGCAGAAGGAACAGGTCTTCGGCGACGTGTCCGCTCTCACAGCACAGATCAAGCAGGCGGCCACGAAGAACGCGCGGGGATAAGGAAAACTCGGCTTGTCCACAGATTCTGTGGACAAAGCAGGACAACTCGCCAATTTCTGTGGATGAATCATCGTATTTGTGGATTCGATTTTGTCTCGAATGGCTCAATCCACAGAATTGCGAAATCATCCACAGAGCCGTCCAGGATCTTCCCACAGGCGAATTGTGGCCGATGCGGGGAAAGAGTCGGTTTTCAACATGTTCCACAGGGCCTACTACTGCTTCTGAAATTACATATTCTTTGGAAATTCGAGCCAACAGATGCCTCAACCGGCTCAGTTCGCGGATTCCCGCAGTCGCCATCCGCACTGCGAGGAAGTCGCGTAAGGTAATGCTAGTTACAGGACTTACAGGAAGGACTCCAGGGTGGAGCTGAGGGTCGATCGCGACGTGCTTGCCGATGCTGTCACGTGGGCAGCGAAAACAATTCCGAGCCGTCCAGCCATACCCGTCCTCGCGGGCATCAAGCTTGTCGCCGACAGTGCAGGCACGCTGCAGGTCTCGGCGTATGACCCGGAGACGACAGCGTTGGTCGAGACGGAGGCCAGTGTCGACACCTCGGGAGAGTGCCTCGTCAACGGCCGGATCCTCGCCGAGATCTGCCGCAGCCTTCCCGGACGGCCGGTTGATCTCAAGCTCGACGGAACAAAGCTCGAACTCGTGTGCGGCAGCGCCCGCTTCTCGCTTCACTCGATGGCGCTCGACGAATATCCGTCCCTGCCCTCGACGGACGACGTCATCGGCACCGTCGATGGCTCGGAATGGCTCGAGGCGGTCACCCAGGTGTCCTCCGCAGCGTCCCATGATGAGACGCTGCCACTGCTCGTGTCGGTCTGCCTCGAGATCGATGGCGAGAACATGACGCTCATGGCGACCGACAGGTATCGACTCGCCGTTCGCGAACTGACCTGGTCCCCATCCAAGACCGATGTGTCGGATCGAATCCTCGTCAAAGCATCGCGACTCCTCGAGATCGCAAAGTCCTACGGCTCGGCCGGTCCTATCACGCTCGCCCTGGATGAAGCCGGCAGCGCGAAGATGATCGGTTTCGACGCGGTCGGCCGCGAGAGCACCTCCCGGCTCATTGACGGGGATTACCCGCAGGTGCGCTCGCTGTTCCCGAAGGACATCAACGGCTATGCCGTCGTCTCTCGCACGGATCTGCTCGAGGCGATCAAGCGCTCGAGGATCGTCGTCGAGCGTAACTCGGCCGTTCGACTCTCCTTCACGGAGGGTCAGGTCACGGTCGAGGCGGGCCAGGGAGGCGATTCCGCCCAGGCGAAGGAAGTGCTTCAGGCGAGCCTCAATGGCGAAGACATCACGATGGCGTTCAACCCGTCGTACCTGCTTGACGCCCTGACCGTGACGAATGCGCCGTACGTTCGAATCTCTTTCACCCATTCGACGAAGCCAGCCGTTGTGTCGGCCCAGGAGGAGCTCGGGGGTGACGACTCGCTCGACTTCCGCGTCCTGCTCATGCCGATCCGCGCGTTCGGTGTCAATTGATGTGGTGGAGGGATACTGTTTCGGGGGTTTGACAAGAGGGGGCGGCTGCTAGCGTGTGGATCTCGAATCTTGCGCTCAACGACTTCCGCTCCTACCCGAATGCGGTTCTCGAATTCGAGCCGGGCGCCACTCTGTTCATTGGAGAGAATGGCCAGGGCAAGACCAACATCGTCGAGGCGATCGCCTATCTCGCGACGTTCTCGTCCCACCGAGTTGCGGCCGATGCCGCACTCGTCCGACAGGGAGGGCCGGCCGCCGTCATCCGTGCCAAAGCACACAATGGCGAGCGGGAATCGATGCTCGAGATTGAGATCCTTGCCGGAAGGGCGAACAGAGCGAGGCTCAATCGCGGCGCCGTCAAGCCTCGCGAGCTCCTCGGGATTGTCAGGGCCGTCGTCTTCGCCCCGGAAGACCTGCAGCTCATCTCCGGTGACCCAGGTGTGCGACGTCGATTTCTTGACGATGCCGCAATTCAGCAGCGGCCGCGAATGGCGGGCGTCAAGACCGAATATGACAAGGTTCTGCGCCACCGCACGGCACTGCTCAAGTCATCCGGCGCCGCGCGACGTCGAGGACAGCCGGTCGACGAGATCAGCTTTGCTGTGTGGGATGACCGATTGGCCGATCTCGGCGCCCAGATCGTCGCTCATCGTGCCGCCCTCGTGCGAGACCTTCGCCCCCACGTTGTCACGATGTACGAGAAGATCGCCCCCGGCCGGGGCACACCCCACGTCGTCTACGAGGCGAATGTCGACCGGCAGGCGTCGGCAGTTCCGTCGCCGCAGGACCTGGAGGCGTCCGGTTATGGCGCGCTCGAGGAGATAGAAGATGGTCTGCTCGATGTGGATGCCGTCAGGGAGCGGCTCAGGGCATCGATCGTGGAGCGCCGAGATCGTGAGATCGACAGAGGAATCAACCTCGTCGGACCCCATCGCGACGACCTCGTTCTCGGGTTGGGGACGCTGCCGGCCAAGGGCTTCGCATCGCACGGCGAGACGTGGTCCTACGCGCTGGCCCTGCGGCTCGCCGAATGGGCGCTGCTGCGTGAGGGCGACGAATCCGATCCCATTCTCATCCTCGACGATGTCTTCGCCGAGCTCGATCTGCGCCGGCGCTCTGCCCTCGCGGACATGATCGTCGACACCGAACAGGTCTTCATCACCGCGGCGGTCGGCGACGACATTCCGCCGGAGCTCGACGGCACACGCTTCCGTGTCCATGACGGGACCGTGACCCGTGATCGTTGAGGAGGCTCGTGCGCAGGCCCGTCGGTCGACGGGCGATGACGTGTGCCTTGCCGCGCTCGAGCGGGCGCGTGAGATGCAGGTGCGCCACGGCTATCGGAGAGTCGGCAAACCGAAGCCGTTCGTCGGCAAGGGCGCCCACCGTGAGGACCCGGGCGTGAACCTGGCGATTCAGACGCCGGGGCCGGGATGGGGTGACGTCGGATCCGGCCCTCGTCCGTCGTGGCGGGATCCGCGTCCGATCGGGGAGACGCTCGGCCGTTTCACGGCGGGTGCCGGATGGTCTCGGCAGCTGGCTGTGGCGAAGCTGCGCAACTCGTGGGAGGAGATCGTCGGCCCGACGGTTGCCAAGCACGCCGTCCTTGAGGAGTTCGAGGATGGTGCGCTCACGATCCTCGCCTCGTCGCACTCCTGGGCAGTCAACCTGCGCTCACTCCTTCCGCAGGTGGAGAAGGCGATTGTCGACGCGATCGGCGAGGGGATCGTCGAATCGATCACCGTGCGAAATGTGCAGCAGGTGTCGTGGAAGCATGGGCGCCTCTCGGTGCCCGGGCGGGGCCCGCGAGATACCTACGATCAGTGACATTCTGAATAGGCCATTTCGACAAATACCGGTAGAATGAGATGGGCCCCGATTCTGGGTTGACCTACTGGTCTCAGGGGCCAGGCCGCGAGAAGCGATTCTGAGTACGTTATCGGGGACGCCGGTCTGCATTGAACCTATATGAGGAGAATCCTGCACGTGGATGACGAACGCTCGCCCGAGACCCGCCGGCCCGGCACGGTCGATGAGAATCAGGCCTATGACGCCGCCGACATCACGGTCCTCGAGGGCCTCGAGGCGGTTCGCAAGCGACCGGGCATGTACATCGGCTCGACCGGCGAGCGGGGCCTGCACCACCTGGTATACGAGGTCGTCGACAACTCCGTCGATGAGGCTCTCGCCGGGTACTGCGACCATATCGAGGTGACGCTGCTGGAGAATGGTGGTGTTCAGGTCGTCGATAACGGGCGAGGAATCCCCGTGGCGATGCACCCGACCGAGGGTAAGCCTGCCGTTGAGGTCGTGATGACCGTCCTGCACGCCGGCGGCAAGTTCGGCAACGGCGGGTACGCGGTGTCGGGCGGCCTGCACGGCGTCGGCGTCTCCGTCGTCAACGCGCTGTCGACTCGGATGGCGACAGAGATTAAGCGGGACGGATCGTACTGGACGATCGGCTACGAGAACGGCGTCACCGTCGAACCTCTCGAGCAGGGGATCGCGACGGACGAGACGGGGACGACACAGACCTTCTGGCCGAACCCGAGCATCTTCGAGACGGTCGACTTCGACTTCGAGACTCTGCGCAAGCGCTTCCACCAGATGGCGTTCCTCAACAAGGGTCTGCGGATCACGCTCATCGACCACCGCCCCGAGGCTGTGCCCGAGGGTGACGAGGTGACGGGCGATGAACAGGGCACGGCGAATGACCCGATCATGGGCCATCGCGAAGTCTCCTACCGCTATGAGGGCGGGCTCCTCGACTACGTCAAGTTCCTCAACGGGATGAAGAAGGTCGAGCTCGTCCACCCGGACCCGATCTACTTCGAATCGGAGGACACCGAGAAGCAGATCTCCCTCGAGATCGCGATGCAGTGGACGGGTGCCTACTCGGAATCGATCCACACCTTCGCGAACACGATCAACACGACTGAGGGCGGTACCCACGAAGAGGGATTCCGGTCGGC
This is a stretch of genomic DNA from Flaviflexus salsibiostraticola. It encodes these proteins:
- the dnaA gene encoding chromosomal replication initiator protein DnaA, which encodes MSDPRVALDAWTAAIELLRAEDELTDSQTAFVRMAHPLATVDDIFVVAVSSDFIKSWIEENASRAMEGKLTDILGREKRILISVDSSLGEAPLQQTSEPIHSRGFTPEPTPASTHTEYAEPVSPSAMSFDPRDDALSVASAADAAADRPRRGPGASETTLRTAGLNPRYTFDSFVIGESNRFAHGTSFAVAEAPGQTYSPLFIYGDSGMGKTHLMHAIGNYALNLYPELKVKYVSAEEFTNDFVNSLDKNTKHRFKERYRSIDILLIDDIQFFGDKEGTVEEFFHTFNALSNANKQIVISSDVAPHLLRDFEDRMISRFASGITANIRPPDLETRMAIINRKAASDGLSVPPDVSEYIATKVATNVREIEGALRRVTAYCDLSKQDLTVALAEMVLKDIIADPDSLEITAGLIMAQTASYFRITIDDLSSPDRTRMMVTARQIAMYLCRELTDLSLPKIGDLFGGRDHTTVMHAYRKISNQMAQKEQVFGDVSALTAQIKQAATKNARG
- the dnaN gene encoding DNA polymerase III subunit beta — its product is MELRVDRDVLADAVTWAAKTIPSRPAIPVLAGIKLVADSAGTLQVSAYDPETTALVETEASVDTSGECLVNGRILAEICRSLPGRPVDLKLDGTKLELVCGSARFSLHSMALDEYPSLPSTDDVIGTVDGSEWLEAVTQVSSAASHDETLPLLVSVCLEIDGENMTLMATDRYRLAVRELTWSPSKTDVSDRILVKASRLLEIAKSYGSAGPITLALDEAGSAKMIGFDAVGRESTSRLIDGDYPQVRSLFPKDINGYAVVSRTDLLEAIKRSRIVVERNSAVRLSFTEGQVTVEAGQGGDSAQAKEVLQASLNGEDITMAFNPSYLLDALTVTNAPYVRISFTHSTKPAVVSAQEELGGDDSLDFRVLLMPIRAFGVN
- the recF gene encoding DNA replication/repair protein RecF (All proteins in this family for which functions are known are DNA-binding proteins that assist the filamentation of RecA onto DNA for the initiation of recombination or recombinational repair.) — its product is MWISNLALNDFRSYPNAVLEFEPGATLFIGENGQGKTNIVEAIAYLATFSSHRVAADAALVRQGGPAAVIRAKAHNGERESMLEIEILAGRANRARLNRGAVKPRELLGIVRAVVFAPEDLQLISGDPGVRRRFLDDAAIQQRPRMAGVKTEYDKVLRHRTALLKSSGAARRRGQPVDEISFAVWDDRLADLGAQIVAHRAALVRDLRPHVVTMYEKIAPGRGTPHVVYEANVDRQASAVPSPQDLEASGYGALEEIEDGLLDVDAVRERLRASIVERRDREIDRGINLVGPHRDDLVLGLGTLPAKGFASHGETWSYALALRLAEWALLREGDESDPILILDDVFAELDLRRRSALADMIVDTEQVFITAAVGDDIPPELDGTRFRVHDGTVTRDR
- a CDS encoding DUF721 domain-containing protein — translated: MIVEEARAQARRSTGDDVCLAALERAREMQVRHGYRRVGKPKPFVGKGAHREDPGVNLAIQTPGPGWGDVGSGPRPSWRDPRPIGETLGRFTAGAGWSRQLAVAKLRNSWEEIVGPTVAKHAVLEEFEDGALTILASSHSWAVNLRSLLPQVEKAIVDAIGEGIVESITVRNVQQVSWKHGRLSVPGRGPRDTYDQ